The sequence below is a genomic window from Variovorax paradoxus B4.
CAGCCACGCAAAGCTCACGTGGGCGAAGCTGCGCGAGCATCACTTCGCGGGCCTGGGCTACCACTCGCCCAACATGGAACTGAGCCACCGCGCCAGGCTGTCGCGCAGGGCCACGGGCTTCGACCAGGAGGCGATTGCGACGCTGATTCTTTCGGGGCGCTTCCTGGGCTTTCTGCCTGACCACTATGCGCAGGTGTTCGAGCAGCGCGGGCTGATGAAGGCCGTGCTGCCGGCGCGGTTCAACTACGCGTGCCGGTTCGTGAGCTTGCTGCGGCGGTCGCCGAAGCCTTCACGGGCGGTGCTGGCGTTTCAGGAGTGCCTGGAGAAGGCGCATGCCTGAATTCGGGGTGCGATCACGCCGGACGGGAGCGTGATTCAGAGCAGTCGTTGATCGGCGGTACTCCACCAGCGTGCCCACGGTGGCCTCGTGCACCCGCCCTGAAAACCGATTCGACTACCGCTGCCCGCCGCCAGGCAGCAACAGATGCTTGGCGCCGATGTGCGCCTCCATCTCGTGCATGTGCGCCTCGGCATCGACCATGTGCTCGGCCATCAGGCGGCGCACGGTTTCGGCGTCTTCGCGGCGGTAGGCGTCGAGCAACTGGGTGTGATAGTCGACGTTGGCCTCGCCGAAATGGTGGTGGTCCAGCGCCTTCTTGTAGACCACGAGGTCGCGCAGCAGGTCGTTGAGGAAGCGGCACATGAAGGACAGCACCGGATTGGGGCAGGCCTCGGCCAGCATGGTGTGAAACGCGAGCTCGGCCTCGCGCTGCGTGCGCAGTTCGTCCTCGTTGGTGGGCTCTATCGTGCAAAGGCGCACGTTGGCTTCGAGCCGCTCGAACTGCTCGGGCGTCAGCCTGCCGACGACGCTCACGGCCAGCTCGGGCTCCAGCACCTTGCGCAGCTGGTAGATGTGGTGCCCGTCCAGGTGGTGAAAGTGCAGGAAGTTGCGCAGCGGCTCCGACGCATGGTCGACCGACACCTGCTGCAGGTAGGCGCCGCCGCCGGGGCCGGTGCGGATGGAGACCAGCCCGCGCACCTCCAGCGCCTTCAACGCCTCGCGCACCGTGCTCTTCGAATAGCCGAAGAGCTCGATCAGTTCCTTCTCGTTCGGCAGCCGGTCGCCGGGCTGCTTGCGCTCGGCAACGATCCAGCGCTTGACGTCCTCGACGATGACGTCGGAGAGCTTCTGCCGTTTGGCACGGGTGTGTCCAAAGGTCATGGCGTCCTGCGTCGATTTCATGCGTAAAGGGTCATTTCGGGGTGATGAGGGGCTCTGAGCAGGTATCGGGCCCGGACCTGCCGGATTTTGGCACGGCCATTGCTAGCGGGTTTTTACCAGCATATTAATCATATTTATCCGCTTAAATTCGTTGCCGACTTCAGGCAGCACCTTTCTCTTCCCTCCCATCCACGTCCGGAGAATCCCATGCAACGCAGACACCTTCTTCAGCTCGCCGCCCTGTCGGCCGCTCCCGCCTCGCTCCTGGCCGGCCGCGCGGCCTTCGCCCAATCGGCCGATGCGATCCGCTTCGGCTGCCCGGTTCCGATGTCGGGCGCCTTCGCGGCCAACGGCAAGTTCGCCGACCTGGGCATGAAGCTGGCCATCGAGCAGTACGGCAGCGTGCTGAAGCGCCCGCTGGCCTACACGGTGCTCGACACCGAAGGCAAGCCGGCCACAGCGGTGCGCAAGGTGCAGGAAGCCTCGCAGCAGCAGGGCGCCAAGTTCTTCGCGGGCGGCATCCTGTCGTCCGAAGCGCTGGCCATGGGCAAGGAGGCCGAGAAGGCCGGCGGCGTCTTCATCACCACCGCGGGTGCGGACGAGATCACGGGCAAGGACTGCAACCCGGCCACCTTCCGCTGGTCGGTGCCCACCTTCGGCGCCATCGAGCAGACGGTGCGCCCGCTGATCGCCACCATGCCGAAGGCCAAGCGCTGGTACACCATCACGCCGCAGTACGTGTTCGGCGAAGGCCTGCTGGGCGCGGCCAAGAACATCTTCCAGGAGAAGGGCATCGAGCACGTGGGCAACAGCTACCACTCGCTCAATGAGAAGGAGTTCAGCGGCTATCTCACCAACGCCATGGCCGCCAAGCCCGACGTGCTGCTGCTGCTGAACTTCGGCGCACAGTCGTCGGCCGCGCTGCGCCAGGCGGTGAGCTTCGGCATGCACAAGAACATGACGATCCTCATGGCCTGGGCCTCGGGCCTGGAGCAGTTCGACGAGCTGGGCGCCGACCTGTGCGACGGCGTCTACTTCGGCGCGCAGTACTGGCACACCGCCGACACCACCCTCAACAAGGACCTGGTGAAGCTCACGGCCGACAAGCTCAAGATCGTGCCCAACTACAGCCTGGCGGGCTCGTATGTCTGCACCAAGATCCTCATCGACGGCATCGTGAAGGCGGGCACCGTGGACCAGAAGGCCGTCATCGCGGCGCTCGAAGGCATGAAGTACGAGGGGCTCACGGGCACGGAAGAAATCCGCAAGGCCGACCACCAGGTCATCAAGGACTACTACCTGCTCAAGGGCAAGGCCAAGTCGAAGATGAAGAACCCGGCCGACTATGTGGACGTGGTGAGTTCGGGCAAGTCCTTCCTTGCAGTAGACAAGACCGGCTGCAAGCTGGCCTGAGGCCGCAAAGGACACCGACGCGCGCATGACCGTCTACCTGCTCCAGACCATCAACGGAATCGGCATCGGCATGCTGTATTTCCTGCTGGCCGTTGGCTTGTCCATCGTGTTCGGCCTGCTGCGCTTCGTGAATTTTGCGCACGGGGCTTTCTATCTGCTGGGCGCGTACCTGTGCTTTCAGGCCATGCAATGGGGGCTCGACTTCTGGGCCGCGCTGGTGCTGGTGCCGCTGTGCGTGGGCGCGCTGGGCTGGCTGGCCGAGAAGCTGCTGCTGCGCCGCGTCTATGCCAAGGCGCACGAGTTCCACATTCTCGTGACCGTGGGGCTTGCGCTCGCGGTGCAGGAGATCGTCATCGTGTTCTGGGGGCCGCTCGGCAACAGCGTGGCGACGCCCGAGCTGCTGCAGGGCGTGGTGATGTGGGGCAGCTTCATCTATCCCAAGTACCGGCTGTTCGTGATCGGCTTCACCGCCGTGCTCGCGGTGCTGCTGTGGTGGGTGCTCGAAGGCACGCGCCTGGGCAGCGCGGTGCGCGCGGGCAGCGAATCGACCGAGATGGTGTCGCTGCTCGGCATCAATGTGTTCCGGGTGTTCAGCCTGGTGTTCGCGCTGGGTGCGGCCACCGCGGCACTGGCCGGCGTGCTGGCCGCGCCGATCCGGGGCGCGGAGCCTTTCATGGGCGTGGAGGCGCTCAGCGTGGCTTTCGTGGTGGTGGTGATCGGCGGGCTCGGCAGCTTCGGCGGCGCGCTGGTCGGCGGCCTCTTGATCGGCATCGTGCAGAGCCTCATGAGCACCATCTGGCCGCCGGGCGCGAGCCTGATGATCTATGTCGCGATGGGGGCCGTGCTGCTGTTGCGCCCGCATGGCCTGCTCGGCCGCAGAGGATGAACACCGCCATGCCCAAAAAAATCACTTTCCTGCTGGCGCTCGTCGTTGCGCTGGTCCTGCCGCTGGTGCTGCGCTCGGGTTCGCTCGCGAGCGAGGTGCTGATCTATGCGCTGGCGGCCCTGGGCTGCAACCTGCTGCTGGGCTACACGGGGCTGCTGTCGTTCGGGCAGGGCATCTTCTTCGGGCTGGGCAGCTACACCATCGCGATCCTGCTCACGCGGCTTTCTCTGCCGATGCCGCTTGCCTTGCTTGCGGCCATTGCCATGGGCGCATTGGGCGCGGCGGTGGTCGGCTGGGTCGCGATCCGCCAGCGCGGCACCTATTTCGTGATGCTCACGCTGGCCTTCGCGCAGATGTTCTATTTCGTGGCGTACACCGCTTCGGGACTCACGGGCGGCGACAACGGGCTGCTCGACGTGCCGCGCCCCGCCTTCATGGACACGCCCTGGAAGTACTACGCCTTCGTGGCCGTGATGTTCCTCATCGCCTTCGGCCTGCTGCTGCGCGTGACCGATTCGGTCTTCGGCCGCACGCTGCTCGCCATCCGCGACAACGAGGACCGCGCCGCCGCGGTGGGCTACGACCTCAAGCGCTTCAAGCTGCTGGCCTTCGTGATCTCGGGCGCCGTCACCGGCCTGGCGGGCGGGCTGCACGCCATGATGACCGGCATCGCGCCGCTGTCGAATGCCGAGTACCACACGAGCGAGATGATCCTGGTCATTACCGTGATCGGCGGCACCGGCAACCTGTTTGCCTCGGTGCTGGGCTCGGCCTTCTACGTGCTGCTGGCCGACTGGCTCTCCACGCTGTGGCCGCGGTGGCTGCTGTTGCTGGGGCTCTTGCTGATCGGCGTGAGCATCGGCATGCAGCGCGGCCTCTGGGGCCTGGGCGAAAGCGCATGGCGCCGTGTGTTCCGCAAGGCGCCGCCTTCGGTGGCGGCCGCGCCTGGCGTGAAGGGAGAAAAGGCATGACGCAACCCATCCTGATCGAAGCCATCGGCGTCACCAAGCACTACGGCAAGTTCGCCGCGCTCGGCGGGGTCGACCTGAAGATCAAGCGCAACACCGTGCACTCGGTGATCGGGCCCAACGGCGCCGGCAAGACCACGCTGTTCCACATGCTCACAGGCACCGGCACCACCACGGGCGGCCGCATATTGTTCGACGGCCACGACGTGACGCACGAGCCCGACCACAAGCGCGTGCAGCGCGGCATGGCGCGTTCGTTTCAGGTGACCAGCCTGTTCGCGAGCCTTTCGGTGCGCGAGAACCTGCGCGTGGCGGCGCAGGGCATCGCGCCGCGCCAGGCCATGAACTGCTGGCGCGCGCCGGTCGGCGAACGCGCCTGCGCCGAGACGGTGGCCGAGGTGCTGGAACGCGTGGGCCTGCAGCGGCTGGCCGACGCGTCCGCCAGCGAGCTTTCGCATGGCCAGCAGCGCCGCCTCGAGGTGGGCATGGCACTGGCCGCGAAGCCGAAGGCCATCTTCCTGGACGAGCCGACCTCGGGCATGGGCATCGACGACCTCGACGACATGAAGCGGCTGATCCGCGGCCTGCGCGATGCGCACACCGTGGTGCTGATCGAGCACAACATGAACATCGTGATGGACATCTCCGACACCGTGACCGTGATGCAGCTGGGCCGCGTGCTGGCCGAGGGGCTGCCGGGGGACATCCGGGCCGATGCGCGCGTGCGCACGGCCTACCTGGGCAACATGATCACCGGGGGCAAGGCGTGAGCGCAAAGAACATTCTCGAAGTCGAGGCGCTGCACGCGCACTACGGCAAGAGCCACGTGCTGCAGGGCGTGTCGATGACGGTGGGCGAGGCCGAACTGGTCACGCTGCTGGGCCGCAACGGTGCGGGCAAGTCGACCACGCTCAAGAGCATTGCCGGCGCCGTCACGCCCAGCGGCGGCCGCGTGCGCTTCCAGGGCGCGGACATCGCGGGCCTGCCGCCGCATCGCATTGCCACGCGCGGCGTGTGCCTGGTGCCCGAGCACCGCGGGGTCTTCAAGCTGCTCACGGTGGAAGAAAACCTGCTGCTCGGCCAGCGCCGCGATTCGCCCTGGCAACTGGGCGACATCTACCGCATCTTCCCGCGCCTGAAGGAGCGGCGCCGCAATGGCGGCGGCCAGCTCTCGGGCGGCGAGCAGCAGATGCTGGCCATCGGCCGCGCGCTCATGAACCATCCGCGGCTGCTGATTCTCGACGAGCCGGTCGAAGGGCTCGCGCCGGTCATCGTGGAGGAAATCGTCGCCCAGCTGAAGAGCATCAAGGCGGCCGGCGTGGCCATCCTGCTGGTCGAGCAGAACCTGGAAGTCTGCGTGCAGCTGGCCGACCGCCACTACATCCTCGAGCAGGGCGTGATCGTGCACGAGGCGGGCAACTCCGCCTTCATGGCCGACCACGATGTGAAAGACCGCTATTTGGGCGTGGGCCTTGCTTGAGGCTTCGCGCATCCCTTCTTCTTTTTGCAAAGCCATGAACTCACCAACCCAACTCCGCATCAATGGCGACCGTCTCTGGAACTCGCTGATGGAACTGGCGAAGCTCGGCGCCACCGAGAAGGGCGGCGTCTGCCGCATCGCGCTGACCGACCTCGACCGCCAGGGCCGCGATCTCTTCACCCGCTGGGCGCGCGAAGCCGGCTGCGAGGTGCGCGTCGACCGGATCGGCAATATCTTCGCGCGCCGCGCCGGCCGCGACGACACGCGGCCCGCGGTGGTCACCGGCAGCCACATCGACACCCAGCCCACGGGCGGCAAGTTCGACGGCAACTATGGCGTGCTGGCCGGGCTGGAAGTGCTCCGCAGCCTGAACGATGCGAACGTCGTCACCGAGGCACCGCTGGAAATTGCCGTCTGGACCAACGAGGAGGGCTCGCGCTTCGTGCCGGTGATGATGGGCTCGGGCGTGTTCGCCGATGCCTTCACGCTCGAGCATGCCCTCGCGCAGCGCGACAACGACGGCATCAGCGTGGCCGAGGCGCTGGCTTCCATCGGCTATGCGGGCACCGCACCGGCTTCGGCCGCGGCGTCGCCGGTGGGTGCGTATTTCGAGGCGCACATCGAGCAGGGGCCGGTGCTCGAGGCCAACGAGCGCGTGATCGGCGTGGTCGAGGGCGCGCTCGGCCAGCGCTGGTACGACGTGGTGGTGCAGGGCATGGAAGCGCATGCCGGCCCCACGCCCATGGAGCTGCGCAAGGATGCGCTGCTCGCGGCCTCCGAACTGGTGATCGAGGTCAACCGCATCGCGCTGGCCCATGCGCCGCATGCGCGCGGCACGGTCGGCTGGATCGACAGCTATCCGAATTCGCGCAACGTGATCCCGGGCCGCGTGAAGCTCAGCGTCGACCTGCGCGCGGCGGACGACGTGGTGCTGTCGGCCATGGACGCCGAGCTGAAGGAGACGGTGCAGCGCATCGCCGCCAAGGGCAAGGTCGAGGCCACGGTGGAGCAGGTCGTCTACTTTCCCCCGCAGCCCTTCACGCCCACGCTCGTGTCGGCCGTGCGCGAGGCCGCGCAGGCGCAGGGCATGACCTGGATGAACGTGATCAGCGGCGCGGGCCACGACGCGGTGTACCTTGCGCGCGTGTGCCCCACGGCGATGATCTTCGTGCCCTGTCTCGATGGCATCAGCCACAACGAGATCGAGGATGCGCAGCCCGGCCACCTCGAGGCGGGCTGCAATGTGCTGCTGCAGGCAATGCTGCAGAGCGCGGGAGTGGCGTCGTCATGAAGGTGCTGATTGCGCGGCTCAACCACGAGACCAACACCTTCTCGCCGGTGCCGACGCCGCTCGCGGCCTTCGGCCCCGACGGCCCTACGTTCGGAGAGCAGGCCTACAAGGACAACAAGGGCATGCGCACCGCGATGTCCGCCTTCATCGACCTGGCCGAGCAGGCCGGTGCAACGCTGGTCACGCCGGTGTCGGCCTCGGCCAATCCGAGCGGGCCGGTCGATGCGCAGGCCTACACCACGCTCACGCAGTGCATCGTCGATGCCGCGCCGGGCTGCGACGCCATCCTGCTCGACCTGCACGGCGCCATGGTGGCGCAGAACAGCGCCGACGGCGAAGGCGACCTGCTGCTGCGGCTGCGCGCCGCGGCGCCCGGCGTGCCCATCGGCGTGGCGCTCGACCTGCACGCCAACGTGACGCCGGCGATGGTCGGCAATGCCGACGTGATCGTCGGCTTCAAGACCTATCCGCACATCGACATGTACGAGACCGGCGAGCATGCCGGCCGCCTGCTGTTCGACCTGCTCGCAGGAAGCAGCAGGCCCGCGATGCGCTGGCACCCATTGCCCCTGATGGCGCACACGCTGCGCAGCGCCTCGTTCACCGGTGCGATGCAGCGGGCCATCGAGGCGGCGCGCGCCGCCGAAGCATCGGAATCGCTCGCGGTGTCGATCTTTGCCGGCTTCTCGCTGTCGGACATCGAGGCGCCCTGCATGAGCGTGGTGGTGGTCGATGCAGAAGCGCCCGAGCGCGCGCAGGCCACGGCCGACCGGATCGCCAGGCAGATGTGGGACGAGCGCGAGGCGTTCATCTACCGCAGCGAGCCGCTGGCCGAGTCGATCGCGCGGGCCAAGGCCATCGCCGACGGCGCGACGCGTCCGGTGCTGCTGCTGGACCATGGCGACAATTGCATGTCGGGCGGCAGCTGCGACACCATGGACGTGCTGCAGGAGGCGCTGGCGCAGGGGCTCGACGGCATCGGCGTGGGCCCGCTGTGCGATCCGGCCGCGGTGGCCGAGCTGATCGCGGCGGGCGAGGGCGCCGAGGTGACGGTGGCGCTCGGCAACAAGGTGTCGCTCGAAGGCATAGGGCTGTCGAAGAAGCCCGTGACGCTGACCGGCACGGTGCGCACCGTCGGCAACGGCGAATATGTGATCACCGGCCCCACCTACACCGGCCAGCGCAGCAGCATGGGCCGCACGGTGCTGTTCGACATCGGCGCCGCGCGCATCGTGGTGACCGAGCGCACGCAGGAGCCCTGGGACATCGGCGTCTTCGAATGCGCGGGGCTCGATCCGCGCAAGGAACGCTTCCTGCTGCTCAAGTCGCGCATGTACTGCCGGCCGGTGTTCGAGCCGATCTCCGCGGCGCTGGTCGAGTGCGACAGCCCGGGCGTGACCAGCTCGGACTACAGCCTGTTCCCGTTCTCCAAGGTGCGCAGGCCGGTCTTTCCGCTCGACATGGTCTGACCAGCTGGGGTGTGGTCTACCTATGCAAAAAAATTGCATAGGTAATTGGAGGTACACCCCGATACTGCGGCGCTTCCGACCATGAAGCCCACCGCGTGAACACCTTTGCCCAGAGCGCCGTCGCGGCCTGGCAGCTGCTCGTGTCCGGCGATCCGGTGCTGTTGGCCATCGTCGGCCGTTCGCTCGCGGTCAGCGCCAGTGCCTGCGTGCTGGCCTGCGGCCTGGGCCTGCTGCTGGGGGCCTGGCTGGGCGTGGCGCGCTTTCGCGGCCGCGCCGGCTTGCTCACGCTGCTGAATACCCTGCTGGCGCTGCCGTCGGTGGTGGTCGGGCTGGTGATCTATCTGCTGCTGTCGCGTTCCGGCCCGCTCGGCTTCCTGGGCTGGCTGTTTTCGTTCAAGGCCATGGTGCTGGCGCAGACGGTGCTGGTGCTGCCGGTGGTGACGGCGCTCACGCGCCAGGCCATCGAGGATGCCGAGCGTGCGCATGGCGAGCAGCTGAGCTCGCTCGGCGCCAGGCCGCTGGTGCGGGCGCTGCTCCTGGTGTGGGACGAGCGCTACGCGCTGCTCACGGTGCTGATCGCGGCGTTCGGCCGCGCGGTATCGGAAGTGGGCGCGGTGATGGTGGTGGGCGGCAACATCGACGGCTTCACGCGCGTGATGACCACGGCCATCGCACTCGAAACCAGCAAGGGCGACCTGCCGCTGGCACTGGCCCTGGGCATCGTGCTGCTGGGCGTGGTGCTGGTGCTCAACCTCGCGATTGCCGCCGTGCGGGGCTGGCGCGAGCGGGTCGACGGCGGGGGCGGCGAAGGCGGCGGCATGGCGGCCTGGTGGCGGCCGGAGGCGCGCCCGTGAACGAACGCGCGCAGCTCGCGAGCGTGGACGCCACCGTCTTCGCGCTCCATGGCGTCGACGTTCGCCTGGGGCGCGTGGCGGCGCTGCAGGGCGCGACCCTGACCATCACGGCCGGCGAGCGCGTGGCCCTCATCGGCGCCAACGGCAGCGGCAAGACCACGCTGCTGCGGCTGCTGCACGGCCTGGTCCCGCATGCGGCGGGAAGCTTCACCAGCGCCGCGCCGCGCCGCCACCAGGCCATGCTGTTCCAGCGCCCGCACATGCTGCGCGCCTCGGTGGTGGTCAACGTGGCGGTGGCGCTGTGGCTGCGCGGCATGCGCTGGCGCGATGCCCGCCGCGCCGCCATTCCGGCGCTGGCGCGCGTGGGCCTGGAAGACCTGGCCGACCGCAACGCCCGCGCCCTGTCGGGCGGCCAGCAGCAGCGGGTGGCGCTGGCGCGCGCCTGGGCGCTGCATCCGGCGGTGCTGCTGCTCGACGAGCCCACGGCCAGCCTCGACCCGACCGCCAAGCGCGAGGTCGAGACGCTCATCGCCGAAGCCGCCGTCGGCCGCACGCTGGTGTTCGCGAGCCACAACCTCGGGCAGGTCAAGCGGCTGGCCAGCCGCGTGGTCTACCTCGAGCACGGCCGTGTGCTGGCCGATCTGCCCGTCCACGATTTCTTCCATGGGCCCCTGCCGGAAGAGGCCCGCCTGTTCGTCAAAGGAGAGTTGGCATGAATCCGTTCCTCAAGCAGCACCGCGCAAGCGCGGGCATCCGCGCCTCGCTGGCCGTTGCGGTCTTCTTCGTGGCGGCCGGCGCCGCGCGCGCCGAGACCATCACCATGGCCTCGACCACGTCCACCGAGCAGTCGGGCCTGTTCTCGCACCTGCTGCCGGCTTTCAAGAAAGCGAGCGACATCGACGTCAAGGTGGTGGCGGTGGGCACCGGCCAGGCCATCGACATGGCCAAGCGCGGCGACGCCGACGTGCTGTTCGTGCACGACACCGCGGCCGAGGAGAAGTTCGTGGCCGAGGGCTTCAGCGCCAGGCGCTATCCGGTGATGTACAACGACTTCGTGCTGGTGGGCCCGCAGGCCGACCCGGTTGCCACGAAGGGCGGCGACATCGTCGCCGCGCTGAAGAAGATCGCGGCCGCCAATGCGCCTTTCGTGTCGCGCGGCGACAAGAGCGGCACCGACGCGGCCGAGCGCCGCCTCTGGACGCAGACCGGCGTGGCCGAGGCGGGGCAGCCGGTGCCCGACGAGCGCAAGGGCACGGGCTACAAGGAGTGCGGCTGCGGCATGGGGCCGGCGCTGAACATCGCGGCCTCGTCCGGCGCCTATGTGCTGGCCGACCGCGGCACCTGGCTCAGCTTCAAGAACCGCGCCGGGCTGGCGGTGCTGGTCGAGGGCGACAAGCGGCTGTTCAACCAATATGGCGTGATGGTGGTGAGCCCGGCGAAATTCCCCTCGCTCAACAGCCGGGGCGCGCAGAAGTTCGTCGACTGGGTGATCTCGCCGGCCGGGCAGCAGACCATTGCCGCCTACAAGATCGGCGGCGAGCAGCTGTTCTTTCCCAACGCACGGTCGAACTGAGCGGCGCATGCCGCCGCGCATCGTTGCATGACCTGCGAGGTCATCGACGCCGCGCGTGCCCGGCGCGACCATTCCTTCACCCCGCGATGTTGCGGGTCGAACCCTCGAAAGGAAATGGTCATCATGAACACCGCCGCACACGACGCCGCCGCCATTGCCCAACGCTACATCGCGGCCTGGAACGAAACCGATGCCGCGCGCCGCGCCGAGCTGATCGCGGCCGCCTGGACGGCCGATGCGCACTACGTGGACCCGCTGGCGCAGGCCAGCGGCCGCGAGCAGATCGGCGCGCTGATCGGTGCCGTGCACCAGCGCTATCCGGGTTTCCGCTTCAACCTGTTCGGCAAGCCCGAGGCGCATGGCGACAACCTGCGCTTCTCGTGGACCCTGGGCCCGAGCGGCGCCGAAGACCTGATCCAGGGAACCGACTTCGCCCGGCTCGACGCGGGCAAGCTGCAGTCGGTGACCGGTTTCCTGGACAAGGTGCCGGTCGGAGCATGAACACGCTTCAGTCCGCGGATCCCGAGGCGCGCCCGCGCCACAGCTTGCGGTAGACCGTGGCGCGGCTGATGCCGAGGGTGCGGGCGGCTTCGGCCACGTTGCCGCGGGCGTCGGCCACGGCCTTGCGGATCAGCGCGGTTTCGACGTCGCGCAGCCGCGGCCGGGCTTCGGGCACCGCGCCCGGCGAGCCCTTGCCGCCGCGCTGGGGCCGGACCTGCACGCGCAGGCCCGACCAGAGCGGCACCTCGAGCACGGCATCGCCGCGGCGGGCCGCATCGAACAGCATCTCCAGCGGCAGCGCGAACAGGTCGTTGCAGTGCAGCGCATGCTGGCTGCGCGCCAGCGGCTGGTGCAGCATCTGCCGCGCCGCGGCGTTCGCGCCTGTCACGGTGCCGCCGGCGTCGACGCACAGCAGCCCGTCGGTGGCTTCGCCGCGCGGGCAGCCCGGCCACGAGAGATGCAGCCGCAGCTCGCAGGGCTCGTTCAGCACCAGCATGTTCTCGATGCTGCGCGCCGAAAGCGTGGCCAGGTGCCGCAGCTCCGGCCGCTCCACCGCCTGCACGCCGGTCAGGTCGAGCATGCCGATGCAGTCGCCCTGGGGGCCGAAGAGCGGCGCGCCGGCGCAGCTGTAGACGCTGGTGTCCTCGAAGAAGTGTTCGCCGCGGTGCAGCCACACCGATTCCTGCTCGGCCAGTGCGGTGCTGATGGCGCTGGTGCCGACCGCGCGCTCCGACAGGTCGACGCCGACGCGGGCGATGTTGCGGGCGTCGCGGCTGGCGGTGTCGGTGCCGTCGGGCAGCGGGCCCACATCGACCACGATGCCCTCGGCATCGGTCAGGACGGCGAAATAGCGCGTGTCGGCAATGGCGCGGGACAGCCGCTCGATCACCGGCCTGGCCGCCAAGATCAGCGCGCGGTTGCGCTCGGCCACGTCGCGCACGGCCGACTTGCCCACCGGTTCGAAGCTGACCCGCTGCTGCGGCTGCCGCCCCGCTTCCATGCAGCGCTCCCAGGAACGCAGGATCCATGGCTCGACGCGCGCGGTGCCCCGCGAGCGGGAGGCGTCGCCATGGATCAGCTCCCGGCGGGCCTGCGCAATGGCGACGGAACGCTCGGGGAGGGGCAGGACGATGGAGGCGGACATCGGGTCGGGTCGCTCGGGTGGGGCGTCTTTTTTGAAACTTGCCGGGCCGCAAGTTGTTTCATTTTGAGAATTTCGTACGCACCGCGCAAGCGGCGAGGGTTTTGCCTAGGATAGTGCACCGGGCCGGCATCCAAGATGCCTTTTGCTGAACCAGCCATCACCTTCAACGGAGACAGCCAAATGCAGGTAGCTTTCACGGTCAACGGCCGACCGGCCACGGTCGACGCGCCCCCCAATACCTTCCTGGTGCACGCCATCCGCGAGCATCTCCATCTCACCGGCACCCATGTCGGCTGCGACACCGCCCAGTGCGGCGCGTGCACCGTTCACATGAACGGCCGCGCGGTGAAATCGTGCAACATCCTGGTCGGGCAGGCGGCCGGTGCGGAAATCACCACCATCGAGGGCATCGCCCAGCCCGACGGCACCATGCACCCCATGCAGGCGGCCTTCAAGGAATGCCATGGCCTGCAGTGCGGTTTCTGCACCCCCGGCATGGTCATGA
It includes:
- a CDS encoding M81 family metallopeptidase, whose product is MKVLIARLNHETNTFSPVPTPLAAFGPDGPTFGEQAYKDNKGMRTAMSAFIDLAEQAGATLVTPVSASANPSGPVDAQAYTTLTQCIVDAAPGCDAILLDLHGAMVAQNSADGEGDLLLRLRAAAPGVPIGVALDLHANVTPAMVGNADVIVGFKTYPHIDMYETGEHAGRLLFDLLAGSSRPAMRWHPLPLMAHTLRSASFTGAMQRAIEAARAAEASESLAVSIFAGFSLSDIEAPCMSVVVVDAEAPERAQATADRIARQMWDEREAFIYRSEPLAESIARAKAIADGATRPVLLLDHGDNCMSGGSCDTMDVLQEALAQGLDGIGVGPLCDPAAVAELIAAGEGAEVTVALGNKVSLEGIGLSKKPVTLTGTVRTVGNGEYVITGPTYTGQRSSMGRTVLFDIGAARIVVTERTQEPWDIGVFECAGLDPRKERFLLLKSRMYCRPVFEPISAALVECDSPGVTSSDYSLFPFSKVRRPVFPLDMV
- a CDS encoding ABC transporter permease; this translates as MNTFAQSAVAAWQLLVSGDPVLLAIVGRSLAVSASACVLACGLGLLLGAWLGVARFRGRAGLLTLLNTLLALPSVVVGLVIYLLLSRSGPLGFLGWLFSFKAMVLAQTVLVLPVVTALTRQAIEDAERAHGEQLSSLGARPLVRALLLVWDERYALLTVLIAAFGRAVSEVGAVMVVGGNIDGFTRVMTTAIALETSKGDLPLALALGIVLLGVVLVLNLAIAAVRGWRERVDGGGGEGGGMAAWWRPEARP
- a CDS encoding ATP-binding cassette domain-containing protein; protein product: MNERAQLASVDATVFALHGVDVRLGRVAALQGATLTITAGERVALIGANGSGKTTLLRLLHGLVPHAAGSFTSAAPRRHQAMLFQRPHMLRASVVVNVAVALWLRGMRWRDARRAAIPALARVGLEDLADRNARALSGGQQQRVALARAWALHPAVLLLDEPTASLDPTAKREVETLIAEAAVGRTLVFASHNLGQVKRLASRVVYLEHGRVLADLPVHDFFHGPLPEEARLFVKGELA
- a CDS encoding substrate-binding domain-containing protein — its product is MNPFLKQHRASAGIRASLAVAVFFVAAGAARAETITMASTTSTEQSGLFSHLLPAFKKASDIDVKVVAVGTGQAIDMAKRGDADVLFVHDTAAEEKFVAEGFSARRYPVMYNDFVLVGPQADPVATKGGDIVAALKKIAAANAPFVSRGDKSGTDAAERRLWTQTGVAEAGQPVPDERKGTGYKECGCGMGPALNIAASSGAYVLADRGTWLSFKNRAGLAVLVEGDKRLFNQYGVMVVSPAKFPSLNSRGAQKFVDWVISPAGQQTIAAYKIGGEQLFFPNARSN
- a CDS encoding nuclear transport factor 2 family protein; this encodes MNTAAHDAAAIAQRYIAAWNETDAARRAELIAAAWTADAHYVDPLAQASGREQIGALIGAVHQRYPGFRFNLFGKPEAHGDNLRFSWTLGPSGAEDLIQGTDFARLDAGKLQSVTGFLDKVPVGA
- a CDS encoding helix-turn-helix domain-containing protein, which gives rise to MSASIVLPLPERSVAIAQARRELIHGDASRSRGTARVEPWILRSWERCMEAGRQPQQRVSFEPVGKSAVRDVAERNRALILAARPVIERLSRAIADTRYFAVLTDAEGIVVDVGPLPDGTDTASRDARNIARVGVDLSERAVGTSAISTALAEQESVWLHRGEHFFEDTSVYSCAGAPLFGPQGDCIGMLDLTGVQAVERPELRHLATLSARSIENMLVLNEPCELRLHLSWPGCPRGEATDGLLCVDAGGTVTGANAAARQMLHQPLARSQHALHCNDLFALPLEMLFDAARRGDAVLEVPLWSGLRVQVRPQRGGKGSPGAVPEARPRLRDVETALIRKAVADARGNVAEAARTLGISRATVYRKLWRGRASGSAD
- a CDS encoding (2Fe-2S)-binding protein, which gives rise to MQVAFTVNGRPATVDAPPNTFLVHAIREHLHLTGTHVGCDTAQCGACTVHMNGRAVKSCNILVGQAAGAEITTIEGIAQPDGTMHPMQAAFKECHGLQCGFCTPGMVMSAIDLCTHHPKSSESEIRELLDGNLCRCTGYQNIVKAVKMGGEAMASGTPVKTTVTA